A genome region from Eurosta solidaginis isolate ZX-2024a chromosome 2, ASM4086904v1, whole genome shotgun sequence includes the following:
- the LOC137239054 gene encoding antigen 5 like allergen Cul n 1-like, with the protein MTFALLKPQALSHIGIGIGIGISIGIGFGIGIGIGIGIGIGIGIGIGIGIGSGSGIGIGIGIGIGIGISIGTGIGISIGTVICIVIFIGTGIDINVCIWALILKSTKSYFYCGDEQEKKLCPNSPPHIICSPDSVPTGGELIALTPMTRKLKRIFIERHNECRDKLAGGEQEFKSGGKFPKATRMREMLWDDELAYIAAQHAKHCKMVHDKCRSTDRFPSAGQNLYITMSTEELTNMTQAALDAVKGWWDEALLVDDGTKLADKFPDGAANWHDVGHFTAIANDVNSFVGCAVAACKNCNEWDSCIEVTCDYAPTNILNQPMYKKGDKSASECGDFDSEPSETYKNLCKNTGKLFNDK; encoded by the exons tattggtattggtattgggaTTGGGATTAGTATTGGCATTGGttttggtattggtattggtattggtattggtattggtattggtattggtattggcaTTGGCATTGGTATTGGTAGTGGTagtggtattggtattggtattggtattggtattggtattggtattagtATTGGTACTGGTATTGGTATTAGTATTGGTACTGTTATttgtattgttatttttattggtaCTGGTATTGATATTAATG TTTGTATATGGGCATTGATTTTAAAATCTACCAAATCTTACTTTTACTGTGGAGATGAACAGGAGAAAAAATTATGTCCCAATAGCCCGCCGCATATTATTTGTTCGCCTGATTCAGTG CCAACAGGCGGCGAATTGATTGCGCTTACACCAATGACTAGAAAACTGAAACGAATCTTTATTGAACGTCATAATGAGTGTCGTGATAAATTAGCTGGTGGTGAGCAAGAATTTAAAAGTGGTGGTAAATTTCCAAAAGCAACACGCATGCGCGAAATGCTATGGGATGATGAGTTGGCATACATAGCTGCGCAACATGCGAAACATTGCAAGATGGTGCATGATAAATGTCGCTCTACCGATCGGTTTCCAAGTGCTGGTCAAAATCTTTATATAACAATGTCAACTGAAGAACTGACAAATATGACTCAAGCAGCTTTAGACGCTGTAAAAGGTTGGTGGGATGAAGCACTTTTGGTGGATGATGGTACAAAGTTGGCTGATAAATTTCCTGACGG TGCAGCAAATTGGCACGACGTTGGACATTTTACTGCAATCGCTAATGATGTTAATAGTTTTGTGGGTTGCGCAGTGGCTGCATGTAAAAATTGTAATGAATGGGACTCTTGCATCGAAGTAACTTGCGATTATGCACCAACAAATATACTGAATCAACCAATGTATAAGAAGGGCGATAAATCAGCATCCGAATGTGGCGACTTTGATAGCGAACCAAGTGAAACTTACAAAAATCTTTGCAAAAATACTGGAAAATTATTTAAtgataaataa